The following are encoded in a window of Oncorhynchus keta strain PuntledgeMale-10-30-2019 chromosome 10, Oket_V2, whole genome shotgun sequence genomic DNA:
- the LOC118365686 gene encoding TRIO and F-actin-binding protein-like, whose translation MSKLDEYGEWRRHWFVMRDAALSLYMDSEAEESDDLDGEIDLTTCMNVQDFDVEKNYGFQIHTKKVVFTLSASTSRIRRKWVNVLRRTIQPRHSSDITPRSDSERENSQPVSSRQPPSVLTCEDTDPQTTISTSNLCQMDSLAPDLDDTSPNMSSDSQREAGEGWDREQAKRLEERNRWFEGGIPFREMGSRWDSLDLKKAGVPVPVTHTMDVDVNNKWVEFESLTFREMSALSLIGAQTNQTNQTIPNQTIQTTSTTALQREALSLRQQVECLRKERVEMGMEVDSLCGPWAPCGQRLEAMEVAHRRVLMELQESHTRDVRELQRQRESLLQEESQATAQAVEALKEAYREELEREVEKARRMTEGGGHMDTTHIGQTPQADALHSELDVLSERYSQKCLDLNRAEQRGGDRETELSWKDRGMEQLRRENQELQARLTEEISRMRHFITGQRSGNASPGNCERSPSELEMLLRAKEIEAEYLQKEIGCLRNEVQSLTKEKQSLCDRYKEVYVELIGMKGRSELEIRDLREHLRLANAALQEGSRDT comes from the exons ATGTCAAAACTGGATGAATATGGGGAG TGGAGGAGACACTGGTTTGTGATGAGGGACGCTGCACTGAGTCTCTACATGGACTCTGAGGCTGAGGAG TCAGATGACCTGGATGGAGAGATAGACCTGACGACCTGTATGAACGTCCAAGACTTTGACGTGGAGAAGAACTATGGATTCCAGATACAT ACAAAGAAAGTAGTGTTCACTCTGTCAGCCTCGACCTCCAGGATCAGGAGGAAGTGGGTTAATGTGCTGAGACGGACTATCCAACCCAGACACTCTTCCGACATCACACC ACGgtcagacagtgaaagagaaaaCTCTCAGCCTGTGTCGTCTCGCCAGCCTCCCTCTGTGCTCACCTGTGAAGACACCGACCCTCAAACCACTATCTCCACCTCCAACCTTTGTCAAATGGACTCTTTGGCCCCGGATCTAGATGACACCTCCCCCAACATGTCttcagacagtcagagagaggcaggagagggctgGGACAGAGAGCAAGCCAAGCgattggaggagaggaacagatggtTTGAGGGGGGGATCCCCTTCAGAGAGATGGGCAGCAGATGGGACTCTCTGGATCTGAAGAAAGCTGGCGTACCTGTACCTGTCACTCACACCATGGACGTGGACGTCAACAATAAGTGGGTGGAGTTCGAGAGTCTAACATTCAGGGAGATGAGCGCGCTGTCTCTGATTGGTGCACAGACTAATCAGACCAATCAGACGATTCCTAATCAGACGATTCAGACGACCAGTACAACGGCCCTACAGAGGGAG gcgCTATCACTCAGGCAGCAGGTGGAGTGTCTGCGTAAGGAGCGtgtggagatggggatggaggtgGACAGTCTGTGTGGCCCCTGGGCCCCCTGCGGCCAGCGTCTCGAGGCCATGGAGGTGGCTCACCGCAGGGTCCTGATGGAGCTCCAGGAAAGCCACACCAGGGACGTCAGAGagctgcagagacagagagagagcctacTGCAGGAGGAGAGCCAGGCCACGGCACAAG CAGTTGAGGCCCTGAAGGAGGCTTACAGGGAGGAgctggagagggaggtggagaaagCCAGAAGGATGACTGAAGGGGGTGGCCATATGGATACTACGCACATAGGACAGAC GCCCCAGGCTGATGCCCTCCACAGTGAGTTAGAcgttctgtcagaaagatattCCCAGAAGTGCCTGGATCTGAACCGGGccgagcagagaggaggagacagagaaacagagctgagctggaaggacagagggatggaaCAGCTCCGCAGAGAGAACCAG GAACTGCAGGCTCGTCTGACTGAGGAGATAAGCCGCATGCGCCACTTCatcacaggtcagaggtcaggaaaTGCCTCCCCTGGCAACTGTGAGCGCAGTCCCTCGGAATTGGAA ATGCTGCTACGAGCAAAGGAGATTGAGGCCGAGTACCTACAAAAGGAGATTGGCTGTCTAAGGAATGAAGTGCAGTCTCTAACTAAG